A single region of the Prochlorococcus marinus str. MIT 0917 genome encodes:
- a CDS encoding tetratricopeptide repeat protein, giving the protein MEGAHTKEQAKKKIPKVTTFSVPFPLKKIKENITIDTNSFDKPFQKQIINQAFKFHSQGNMREAEKTYRYFVDQGFKDHRIFSNYGVILKDQGKLQEAEILYRKAIELNPTFADAHSNLGNILRDLGKLQEAELSLRKAIEINPNFAEANYNLGNILRDLDKLQEAELSYRKAIELKSDYTQAYSNLGSILSDLGKLQKAELFTSKALEINPNYAVAHCNLGSILRSIGNLKEAEISTRKAIEINPDYADAHYNLGTILIDLGKLQEAEISTRKAIEINPHFSKAYVSLSHLKYSNNSKIWQDKLFSESISKNKLQKDIVDIYFARANILHRKQNYKESAAYIKLANKIKLTLTPSNANHLLNKSRKLLIDSDKKEVNQKKYTESPECIFIVGMPRSGSTLLESILTINNKVEDLGESHNLEEAFIESRKVDQQLTLAELYWNKIKHLNKRSNKTTDKNLYNYLYAGIIAKRIPNAKIIHCYRNPLDNILSIHRAHFAKGNEYSSSLVDSAKVYLDQEKIMTKYKNRFQSKIYDLNYDLLVKNPNQEIKSLISWLDWEWDDSYLSPHLNPRSVSTASSVQVRSPINSKSIYGWMNYKDMLQPAIEILTQTVKYQDIAS; this is encoded by the coding sequence ATGGAGGGTGCTCATACAAAAGAACAAGCAAAAAAGAAAATACCTAAAGTGACAACATTTTCAGTTCCATTTCCATTAAAAAAAATTAAAGAAAATATCACTATTGATACGAATAGCTTTGATAAGCCTTTTCAAAAACAAATAATTAATCAAGCATTTAAGTTTCATTCACAAGGAAACATGCGAGAAGCAGAAAAAACTTATCGATATTTTGTCGATCAAGGATTTAAAGATCACAGGATCTTTTCTAATTATGGAGTAATACTTAAAGATCAGGGAAAATTACAAGAAGCAGAAATCTTATACCGCAAAGCGATTGAACTAAACCCTACTTTTGCTGACGCACATTCTAATCTAGGAAACATATTGAGAGATCTTGGGAAATTACAAGAAGCAGAATTATCACTTCGCAAAGCAATTGAAATTAATCCTAATTTTGCAGAAGCAAATTACAATTTGGGAAATATATTGAGAGATCTTGACAAATTACAAGAAGCAGAATTGTCATACCGAAAAGCAATTGAACTAAAATCTGATTACACACAGGCTTATTCAAATCTGGGAAGTATATTGAGTGATCTTGGCAAATTGCAAAAAGCAGAACTATTTACTAGCAAAGCACTTGAAATCAATCCTAATTATGCTGTTGCACATTGCAATTTAGGAAGTATATTAAGAAGTATTGGTAACTTAAAAGAAGCAGAAATATCTACTAGAAAAGCAATTGAGATCAATCCTGATTACGCTGACGCACATTATAATCTAGGAACCATATTGATAGATCTTGGAAAACTTCAAGAAGCAGAAATATCTACTAGAAAAGCAATTGAAATCAATCCTCATTTCTCAAAGGCATATGTTTCTCTATCTCATCTAAAATACTCAAATAATAGCAAGATATGGCAAGACAAACTATTTTCCGAAAGTATCTCAAAAAACAAATTACAAAAAGATATAGTCGATATTTATTTCGCAAGAGCAAACATTCTTCATAGGAAACAAAATTATAAGGAAAGTGCTGCATATATAAAATTAGCAAATAAAATAAAACTTACTCTTACACCCTCTAACGCAAATCATTTATTAAATAAATCTAGAAAATTACTTATTGATTCAGATAAAAAAGAAGTTAATCAAAAAAAATATACAGAATCACCAGAGTGCATTTTCATTGTAGGAATGCCAAGAAGTGGTTCCACGTTATTAGAATCAATTCTTACTATTAATAATAAAGTTGAAGATTTGGGAGAGAGTCATAACCTCGAAGAAGCATTTATAGAAAGCAGGAAAGTTGATCAACAGTTAACACTTGCTGAGTTATATTGGAATAAAATCAAACATCTAAATAAACGTTCCAATAAAACAACTGATAAAAACTTATATAATTATCTATACGCAGGTATTATTGCCAAGAGAATACCAAACGCAAAAATTATTCACTGTTATAGAAATCCTTTAGATAATATTCTTTCAATACACCGAGCACATTTTGCTAAAGGAAATGAATATTCTTCTTCCTTAGTTGATTCAGCAAAAGTTTATTTAGATCAAGAAAAAATAATGACTAAGTACAAAAATAGATTTCAATCAAAGATATACGACTTAAATTACGACTTATTAGTGAAAAATCCTAACCAAGAAATCAAATCATTAATCTCCTGGTTAGATTGGGAATGGGATGATTCATATCTATCACCACATCTCAATCCACGATCAGTTTCAACAGCAAGTAGTGTTCAAGTCCGATCCCCAATCAATTCAAAATCAATTTATGGATGGATGAACTACAAAGATATGCTACAACCTGCTATTGAAATCCTTACTCAAACTGTTAAATATCAAGACATAGCCTCATAA
- a CDS encoding D-sedoheptulose-7-phosphate isomerase: MKESISQNEILSNQLRDHTELIANNQELIISGTQLFASTAADSLKRGGTIFWCGNGGSAADSQHLAADLVCRFISDRQALKSISLSTDTSVLTAISNDYSFDNIFSRQLEALGKSGDLLIVISTSGNSLNITKAILTAKSMGIESIGLLGKDGGSAANLLSKKIIIPSSSTARIQEIHIFIGHMIVDLIENNLGLVV, translated from the coding sequence ATGAAAGAGAGTATCTCTCAAAATGAAATATTATCAAATCAATTGAGAGATCATACTGAGCTGATAGCTAACAATCAGGAATTAATTATCTCCGGTACTCAATTATTTGCCAGTACAGCAGCAGATTCACTTAAAAGAGGAGGGACGATATTTTGGTGTGGGAATGGAGGGAGTGCAGCAGATAGTCAGCATCTTGCAGCAGATCTTGTTTGTAGATTTATTTCTGATAGACAGGCACTTAAATCAATTTCTCTTTCGACTGATACTTCCGTACTGACCGCTATATCTAATGATTATAGTTTTGATAATATTTTTTCTCGACAGTTAGAGGCATTAGGGAAAAGTGGAGACCTTTTGATTGTTATCTCAACTTCTGGGAATAGCCTAAATATAACAAAAGCAATATTAACTGCTAAAAGTATGGGTATCGAATCTATTGGATTACTAGGTAAAGATGGAGGAAGCGCCGCCAACCTTTTATCTAAAAAAATTATTATCCCTTCATCTTCTACCGCTAGAATCCAAGAAATTCATATATTCATTGGACATATGATTGTTGATTTAATTGAAAACAATCTAGGTTTAGTTGTTTGA
- a CDS encoding PfkB family carbohydrate kinase — MRFLVIGEVFLDENVIGISDRLSPEAPVPILYNSSCQKSLGGAANVAKNISNLGGEVSLLSLVGDDDEALIIKSILKKYKVNFLETDIYSKNTIRKIRFIANQQHILRHDIEQRIDKNESNYIADYLYNICNDYDILIISDYNKGLLNSVETNVLRSIMGEKPILVDSKLGAPNLLNGATIYKPNRLELNYICGKSNHNLLTINEKVNYVMNNFNISELLVTLGDEGMVYASKISSQIRIKTLPIETKDVYDVTGAGDTVISVVAFCISLGISTYECAKKANFVASKSVSVFGNYTPIKEDLNEVNNLIIFTNGCFDVLHIGHIKLLESCKALGGKVIVGLNSDKSVQQLKGINRPYNKLEARKEILENLKSVDEVIVFHELTPYEIIKKIQPDIIVKGGDYQKQDVIGKDIVEAKGGRVEIVPYMANFSTTMLVKKIKDNE, encoded by the coding sequence ATGAGATTTCTTGTTATTGGAGAGGTATTTCTCGATGAAAATGTTATCGGAATATCAGATAGATTATCTCCTGAAGCGCCAGTGCCAATTCTCTATAATAGCTCTTGTCAGAAATCTTTAGGAGGAGCTGCGAATGTTGCAAAAAATATATCTAACTTAGGAGGAGAAGTTAGCTTATTAAGTTTAGTAGGAGATGATGATGAAGCTCTAATTATTAAGTCTATTCTAAAAAAATATAAAGTAAACTTTTTGGAAACTGACATTTATAGTAAAAATACCATTCGTAAGATAAGATTTATAGCAAATCAGCAGCATATCTTAAGGCATGATATTGAGCAAAGGATAGATAAAAATGAATCAAATTATATTGCAGATTACTTATATAATATATGTAATGATTATGATATATTGATAATTTCTGATTACAATAAAGGATTGCTTAATTCTGTAGAAACTAATGTTCTTCGCTCAATTATGGGAGAAAAACCAATATTAGTTGATAGCAAATTAGGCGCACCAAATTTATTAAATGGTGCGACAATATATAAGCCTAATAGATTAGAATTAAATTATATATGTGGTAAGAGCAATCATAATTTATTGACTATCAATGAGAAAGTAAATTATGTAATGAATAATTTTAATATATCAGAATTATTAGTGACTTTGGGAGATGAAGGTATGGTATATGCTTCAAAAATAAGTTCACAAATAAGAATCAAAACTTTACCTATAGAAACAAAAGATGTATATGATGTTACTGGAGCTGGTGATACAGTTATTTCTGTTGTTGCATTCTGTATTTCCTTGGGTATTAGTACATATGAATGTGCGAAAAAAGCAAATTTTGTAGCATCAAAATCTGTTAGTGTTTTTGGAAATTATACTCCAATAAAAGAAGATTTAAACGAAGTAAATAATTTAATTATTTTTACTAATGGATGTTTTGACGTTTTACATATTGGACATATTAAATTACTTGAATCATGTAAAGCCCTTGGAGGTAAAGTCATTGTAGGTTTAAATTCAGATAAATCAGTTCAACAATTAAAAGGAATAAATAGACCATATAACAAATTAGAAGCTAGAAAGGAAATACTCGAAAATTTAAAATCTGTTGATGAAGTAATAGTCTTTCATGAACTAACTCCTTATGAAATTATAAAAAAGATTCAACCTGATATAATAGTAAAAGGAGGAGATTACCAAAAACAAGACGTTATTGGTAAAGATATAGTTGAGGCTAAAGGAGGTAGAGTTGAAATAGTGCCTTATATGGCTAATTTTTCGACTACAATGTTAGTTAAAAAAATCAAGGATAATGAATAA
- a CDS encoding D-glycero-alpha-D-manno-heptose-1,7-bisphosphate 7-phosphatase translates to MNKALFLDRDGVINVDKEYIYKPDDLVFTDGIAKLIQTAKQKYYKVICITNQSGIARGFFKENDLKNFMAYLNHELINLIGFPLDAYYYCPHHPFGVVEAYSYVCDCRKPAAGLIEVACKDFNIDCSSSIFIGDKFTDLQAAEKMNISKLYLYSKTKILFENPSYLCINDFNQVII, encoded by the coding sequence ATGAATAAGGCTTTATTTCTGGATAGAGATGGAGTTATTAATGTTGATAAAGAATATATTTATAAGCCAGATGATCTTGTTTTTACAGATGGTATTGCAAAATTAATTCAAACTGCAAAGCAAAAATATTATAAAGTTATTTGTATTACTAATCAGAGTGGAATAGCAAGAGGATTTTTTAAAGAGAATGACTTGAAAAATTTCATGGCTTACTTGAATCATGAATTAATTAATTTAATAGGATTTCCGTTAGATGCATACTATTATTGCCCTCATCATCCCTTTGGTGTGGTTGAAGCATATAGTTATGTATGTGATTGTAGAAAACCTGCTGCGGGTTTAATAGAGGTAGCGTGTAAAGATTTTAATATTGATTGTAGTAGTTCTATTTTTATTGGAGATAAATTCACAGACCTTCAAGCTGCTGAAAAAATGAATATATCTAAACTTTATTTGTATTCCAAAACTAAGATTTTATTTGAAAATCCAAGTTATTTATGTATAAATGATTTTAATCAGGTAATCATTTGA